One genomic window of Solanum dulcamara chromosome 10, daSolDulc1.2, whole genome shotgun sequence includes the following:
- the LOC129869864 gene encoding uncharacterized protein LOC129869864, with protein MSVEDMLKQIMMDQAKLSADVRQNQLATQSLGKQLGQLASECCEYHSGLPLIELAPKIKLAEVKGKDRVGDEGEFSRPRAVEEPKTKPPSPFPQKFKKKKKDECFAKFIDLLKQAEYETVALTEEYSSRILNKVKLPTKQKDLQSFTVQVTIERCVNARGLCDLGAGINLIPTSMFNKLGFRNPKPTIILLQLADRSVAKSDRVIKDVLV; from the exons ATGAGTGTTGAGGACATGTTGAAACAGATCATGATGGACCAGGCTAAGTTATCTGCAGATGTTCGTCAGAATCAGTTAGCTACTCAGAGTTTAGGAAAACAACTTGGGCAATTAGCAA GTGAATGTTGTGAGTACCATAGTGGTCTTCCCCTAATTGAATTGGCTCCAAAAATTAAGCTGGCAGAGGTGAAAGGTAAAGATCGAGTTGGGGATGAAGGTGAATTCAGCAGACCAAGGGCAGTCGAAGAACCAAAAACAAAGCCTCCTTCTCCATTCCCACAAAagtttaagaagaagaagaaagatgagTGCTTTGCAAAGTTCATAGATTTGCTAAAACAG GCTGAGTATGAAACAGTAGCACTCACTGAGGAGTACAGCTCTAGAATCTTGAATAAAGTTAAGCTTCCAACCAAGCAGAAAGATCTGCAGAGCTTCACGGTGCAGGTTACTATTGAGAGGTGTGTGAATGCAAGAGGACTATGTGACTTGGGTGCGGGTATAAACTTGATTCCAACCTCTATGTTCAACAAATTAGGCTTCAGAAATCCTAAGCCTACCATCATTTTGTTACAACTGGCAGATCGCTCTGTAGCTAAATCAGATAGAGTCATTAAGGACGTCTTAGTCTAG